Proteins encoded within one genomic window of Micromonospora halotolerans:
- a CDS encoding MBL fold metallo-hydrolase, with product MTTERLHPRLHRLALGAFQAYLWADDDGLTLVDTGPAGSGPAIAAALRGLGHAPGDLRRIVLTHFHDDHAGAAAEVAAWGDVEVVAHAAEAPVLRGERPGPPSAFAPAERDLHARLAAGLPPAPPVRVDREVTDGDLLDLGGGARVVATPGHTDGSIALHLPAHRVLFTGDIAAEHGGQVIFGVFHVDRRAAAGSFRRLAALDDVDLACFGHGEPVLGGAGDRLRAVTATLTEL from the coding sequence GTGACCACGGAACGACTCCATCCCCGGCTGCACCGCCTCGCCCTCGGCGCCTTCCAGGCGTACCTCTGGGCCGACGACGACGGGCTCACCCTGGTCGACACCGGGCCCGCGGGGTCGGGGCCGGCCATCGCGGCCGCCCTGCGCGGCCTCGGCCACGCGCCCGGCGACCTGCGCCGGATCGTCCTCACCCACTTCCACGACGACCACGCGGGCGCCGCCGCCGAGGTGGCCGCGTGGGGCGACGTGGAGGTGGTCGCGCACGCCGCAGAGGCCCCGGTCCTGCGCGGCGAGCGACCCGGCCCGCCTTCGGCCTTCGCCCCCGCCGAGCGCGACCTGCACGCCCGGTTGGCGGCCGGGCTGCCTCCGGCCCCACCGGTACGCGTCGACCGCGAGGTCACCGACGGCGACCTCCTCGACCTCGGCGGCGGCGCGCGGGTGGTGGCGACCCCCGGTCACACCGACGGCAGCATCGCCCTGCACCTGCCCGCGCACCGGGTGCTCTTCACCGGAGACATCGCCGCCGAGCACGGCGGTCAGGTGATCTTCGGGGTCTTCCACGTCGACCGCCGGGCGGCGGCGGGCTCGTTCCGACGCCTGGCCGCCCTCGACGACGTCGACCTGGCCTGCTTCGGCCACGGTGAACCCGTCCTCGGCGGCGCGGGCGACCGCCTCCGCGCCGTCACCGCCACCCTCACCGAACTCTGA
- the aceE gene encoding pyruvate dehydrogenase (acetyl-transferring), homodimeric type, whose protein sequence is MATERKRPVITAGLPSQLPDIDPEETSEWVESLDGVIDERGTKRARYVMLSLLERARERQVGVPSLTTTDYINTIPPEREPWFPGDEHVERRLRAYIRWNAAMLVHRAQRPEIGVGGHISTFASSASLYEVGFNHFFRGKDHPGGGDHIFYQGHASPGMYARAFLEGRLSADQLDGFRQELSHPGGALPSYPHPRLMPDFWEFPTVSMGLGPLNAIYQARFNRYLHHRGIKDTSQQHVWAFLGDGEMDEVESLGAIGVAAREELDNLTFVINCNLQRLDGPVRGNGKVMQELEAFFRGAGWNVIKVVWGREWDPLLAADTDGALVNLMNTTPDGDYQTYKAESGAYVREHFFGRDPRTRKMVEHLSDDEIWNLKRGGHDYRKLYAAYKAAMEHTGQPTVILAKTIKGWTLGSHFEGRNATHQMKKLTLEDLKLFRDRLYLDIPDKQLEENPYLPPYFHPGEKSDEIEYLHERRKQLGGYLPSRRTSHKTLQIPGPERFADVKRGSGKQKVATTMAFVRLLKDVMKDKEFGKRWVPIIPDEARTFGMDSLFPTAKIYSPHGQRYTSVDRELFLSYKEATTGQILHEGINEAGSVASFTAAGTSYATHGEPMIPMYIFYSMFGFQRTADEFWAAADQMAKGFLLGATAGRTTLNGEGLQHEDGHSLLIAATNPAVVAYDPAFAFEMAHILESGLHRMYGEAQENIFYYLTVYNEPIFQPAEPQGVDVEGIVKGIYRYSPAPQLDGDAPKANVLASGTGMQWALKAQQLLAEDWGVAADVWSVTSWTELRRDAVECEEHNLLNPGGEQRVPYIQRKLADADGPKVAVSDWMRAVPDLIARWVPGDYTSLGTDGFGMSDTRHALRRHFHVDAESVAVATLRQLALRGAVPAHVPAEAAKKYALDDVNAAPVGETGGDS, encoded by the coding sequence GTGGCTACGGAACGCAAGCGCCCGGTGATCACCGCTGGTCTGCCGAGCCAGCTTCCGGACATCGACCCTGAAGAGACCAGCGAATGGGTCGAGTCGCTTGACGGTGTCATCGACGAGCGCGGAACCAAGCGCGCCCGCTACGTCATGCTGAGCCTGCTGGAGCGGGCCCGCGAGCGCCAGGTCGGGGTGCCGTCCCTGACCACCACCGACTACATCAACACCATCCCGCCGGAGCGCGAGCCATGGTTCCCGGGTGACGAGCACGTCGAGCGGCGGCTCCGGGCCTACATCCGGTGGAACGCCGCCATGCTGGTGCACCGGGCGCAGCGGCCGGAGATCGGCGTGGGTGGGCACATCTCCACCTTCGCCAGCTCCGCGTCCCTCTACGAGGTGGGCTTCAACCACTTCTTCCGGGGCAAGGACCACCCGGGCGGCGGCGACCACATCTTCTACCAGGGCCACGCCTCCCCCGGCATGTACGCCCGGGCGTTCCTGGAGGGCCGGCTCAGCGCCGACCAGCTCGACGGCTTCCGGCAGGAGCTGTCGCACCCGGGTGGCGCGCTGCCGTCGTACCCGCACCCGCGGCTCATGCCGGACTTCTGGGAGTTCCCCACGGTGTCGATGGGCCTCGGCCCGCTGAACGCCATCTACCAGGCCCGGTTCAACCGCTACCTGCACCACCGGGGCATCAAGGACACCTCGCAGCAGCACGTCTGGGCGTTCCTGGGCGACGGCGAGATGGACGAGGTGGAGTCGCTCGGCGCGATCGGCGTGGCCGCCCGCGAGGAGCTGGACAACCTCACCTTCGTGATCAACTGCAACCTGCAGCGGCTGGACGGCCCGGTCCGCGGCAACGGCAAGGTCATGCAGGAGCTGGAGGCGTTCTTCCGGGGCGCCGGCTGGAACGTCATCAAGGTGGTCTGGGGCCGCGAGTGGGACCCGCTGCTGGCGGCGGACACCGACGGCGCGCTGGTCAACCTCATGAACACCACGCCCGACGGTGACTACCAGACCTACAAGGCCGAGTCCGGGGCGTACGTCCGGGAGCACTTCTTCGGGCGCGACCCGCGCACCCGCAAGATGGTCGAGCACCTGAGCGACGACGAGATCTGGAACCTCAAGCGGGGTGGCCACGACTACCGGAAGCTCTACGCGGCCTACAAGGCGGCGATGGAGCACACCGGCCAGCCGACGGTGATCCTGGCCAAGACGATCAAGGGCTGGACGCTGGGCTCGCACTTCGAGGGCCGCAACGCCACCCACCAGATGAAGAAGCTGACGCTGGAGGACCTCAAGCTCTTCCGCGACCGGCTCTACCTGGACATCCCGGACAAGCAGCTGGAGGAGAACCCCTACCTCCCGCCGTACTTCCACCCGGGCGAGAAGTCCGACGAGATCGAGTACCTGCACGAGCGGCGCAAGCAGCTCGGCGGCTACCTGCCCTCCCGGCGGACCAGCCACAAGACGCTGCAGATCCCGGGCCCCGAGCGGTTCGCCGACGTCAAGCGCGGCTCGGGCAAGCAGAAGGTGGCCACCACCATGGCCTTCGTCCGCCTGCTCAAGGACGTGATGAAGGACAAGGAGTTCGGCAAGCGCTGGGTGCCGATCATCCCGGACGAGGCCCGCACCTTCGGCATGGACTCGCTCTTCCCGACGGCGAAGATCTACTCGCCGCACGGCCAGCGGTACACCTCGGTGGACCGGGAGCTGTTCCTGTCCTACAAGGAGGCCACCACCGGCCAGATCCTGCACGAGGGGATCAACGAGGCCGGCTCGGTCGCCTCGTTCACGGCGGCGGGCACGTCGTACGCCACCCACGGCGAGCCGATGATCCCGATGTACATCTTCTACTCGATGTTCGGGTTCCAGCGGACGGCCGACGAGTTCTGGGCGGCGGCCGACCAGATGGCGAAGGGCTTCCTGCTCGGCGCGACCGCCGGCCGGACGACGCTCAACGGTGAGGGCCTCCAGCACGAGGACGGCCACTCGTTGCTGATCGCCGCCACCAACCCGGCGGTGGTCGCCTACGACCCGGCGTTCGCCTTCGAGATGGCGCACATCCTCGAGAGCGGCCTGCACCGGATGTACGGCGAGGCGCAGGAGAACATCTTCTACTACCTCACCGTCTACAACGAGCCGATCTTCCAGCCGGCCGAGCCGCAGGGCGTGGACGTCGAGGGCATCGTCAAGGGCATCTACCGCTACTCGCCGGCCCCGCAGCTCGACGGGGACGCGCCGAAGGCGAACGTCCTGGCCTCCGGCACCGGCATGCAGTGGGCGCTCAAGGCCCAGCAGCTGCTCGCCGAGGACTGGGGCGTGGCCGCCGACGTCTGGTCGGTGACGTCCTGGACCGAGCTGCGCCGGGACGCGGTGGAGTGCGAGGAGCACAACCTGCTCAACCCGGGCGGCGAGCAGCGGGTGCCGTACATCCAGCGGAAGCTGGCCGACGCCGACGGGCCGAAGGTCGCGGTGAGCGACTGGATGCGCGCGGTGCCGGACCTGATCGCCCGCTGGGTACCGGGCGACTACACCTCGCTCGGCACCGACGGCTTCGGCATGTCGGACACCCGGCACGCGCTGCGCCGGCACTTCCACGTGGACGCCGAGTCGGTGGCCGTCGCGACGCTGCGCCAGCTCGCCCTGCGCGGCGCGGTGCCGGCCCACGTGCCGGCCGAGGCCGCCAAGAAGTACGCGCTGGACGACGTCAACGCCGCCCCGGTCGGGGAGACCGGCGGCGACAGCTGA
- a CDS encoding YjbQ family protein, producing MRSEVITVRTGSRPTVRDITSEAERFVAGQGDGLLHIFVPHATAGLAIIETGAGSDDDLLRAIDDLLPTDDRWRHRHGSPGHGRDHVLPAFVPPYATLPVLGGRLQLGTWQSICLVDTNGDNPDRQVRFSFLPG from the coding sequence ATGCGCAGTGAGGTGATCACCGTCCGGACCGGGTCCCGGCCGACCGTCCGCGACATCACCAGCGAGGCCGAGCGGTTCGTCGCCGGCCAGGGGGACGGCCTGCTGCACATCTTCGTGCCGCACGCCACCGCCGGCCTGGCGATCATCGAGACCGGTGCCGGCTCCGACGACGACCTGCTGCGGGCGATCGACGACCTGCTCCCCACCGACGACCGCTGGCGGCACCGGCACGGCTCGCCCGGGCACGGCCGGGACCACGTGCTGCCCGCCTTCGTCCCCCCGTACGCCACCCTGCCGGTGCTCGGCGGGCGGCTCCAGCTCGGCACCTGGCAGTCGATCTGCCTGGTCGACACCAACGGCGACAACCCCGACCGGCAGGTCCGCTTCTCCTTCCTGCCCGGCTGA
- a CDS encoding helix-turn-helix domain-containing protein gives MPAVVHVDARVDLAHRLLLRSVADPDHAAAERLVRLLGGATGPAVGGSGRDRRLVERARAALHDGAPEAAGLLPLARALGVSPYRLSREFQARVGVPLTRYRNRLRVGRLLDRLEEGAESLAGLAVELGFADQAHLTRTVRAQLGHTPGGLRRLLG, from the coding sequence GTGCCGGCCGTGGTGCACGTCGACGCACGGGTGGACCTGGCCCACCGGCTGCTGCTGCGGTCGGTGGCCGACCCCGACCACGCGGCGGCCGAGCGGCTGGTCCGGCTGCTCGGCGGGGCGACCGGGCCGGCGGTGGGCGGGAGCGGGCGGGACCGGCGGCTGGTCGAGCGGGCCCGCGCGGCCCTGCACGACGGCGCGCCCGAGGCCGCCGGGCTGCTGCCGCTGGCCCGGGCGCTCGGGGTCTCGCCCTACCGTCTCAGCCGGGAGTTCCAGGCCCGGGTCGGGGTGCCGCTGACCCGCTACCGCAACCGGCTGCGGGTCGGGCGCCTCCTCGACCGGCTGGAGGAGGGCGCGGAGAGCCTCGCCGGGCTCGCCGTCGAGCTGGGCTTCGCCGACCAGGCCCACCTGACCCGCACGGTCCGCGCCCAGCTCGGCCACACCCCCGGCGGGCTGCGCCGGCTGCTGGGCTGA
- a CDS encoding MFS transporter: protein MTESTRRTAALLTVLLTGQAMASMDTSIAAVAAPAIRADLAGPPAVQQLVLAGYTLTFAVLVVVGARLGARHGYPRIFLLGLAGFTLASLACGLAPGPAALVLARVAQGAAGALMVPQVLSLIQAAVPAVARARAIGAYSMVLALGVAAGQVAGGLLVTLDLGGLTWRAAFLVNVPVGVVLQVVGRRVFAGLPAGPSRREPLDLPGAVILAAAMLTLVLPLVLGGDLGWPGWVRAAAVAAGAAGLRLFLGYEVRRARHDAAPLLDVTVLRHPGVPAGLLACCVVMGCYAGFLFVLTLRLQDGLGFTALAAGLAFLPYASGFALCGLAVARLPERVRAVLPVTGPPVLAAVVVAVAGVSVGGWPWPAGSALLVAGGAAHAAAFSPLVSRLTGVVPAGAAAALSAAVSTGTLLAAVLGVTLVGGLHLALAATGRHGPALVLPPALLTAVLLLAGAVAARRAARPAAETGPVPAGPEAVRSRP, encoded by the coding sequence GTGACCGAGTCGACCCGCCGGACCGCGGCCCTGCTCACCGTCCTGCTCACCGGGCAGGCGATGGCCTCCATGGACACCTCGATCGCGGCGGTGGCCGCTCCCGCGATCCGGGCCGACCTGGCCGGACCGCCGGCCGTGCAGCAGCTCGTGCTGGCCGGCTACACCCTCACCTTCGCCGTGCTGGTGGTGGTCGGGGCCCGGCTCGGAGCCCGGCACGGCTACCCGAGGATCTTCCTGCTCGGCCTGGCCGGGTTCACCCTCGCGTCGCTGGCCTGCGGCCTCGCCCCGGGGCCGGCCGCGCTGGTGCTGGCCCGGGTGGCCCAGGGCGCCGCCGGCGCGCTCATGGTGCCGCAGGTGCTGTCGCTGATCCAGGCGGCGGTCCCGGCCGTGGCGCGGGCGCGGGCGATCGGGGCGTACTCGATGGTGCTGGCCCTCGGCGTGGCCGCCGGGCAGGTCGCCGGCGGGCTGCTGGTGACCCTCGACCTGGGCGGCCTGACCTGGCGGGCGGCGTTCCTGGTCAACGTGCCGGTCGGCGTGGTGCTCCAGGTCGTCGGGCGGCGGGTGTTCGCCGGCCTGCCGGCCGGCCCGTCCCGGCGCGAGCCACTGGACCTGCCGGGCGCGGTGATCCTCGCTGCGGCGATGCTCACCCTGGTGCTGCCGCTCGTGCTCGGCGGTGACCTGGGCTGGCCCGGCTGGGTCCGGGCCGCCGCTGTCGCCGCCGGCGCCGCCGGGCTGCGGCTCTTCCTCGGGTACGAGGTCCGGCGCGCCCGTCACGACGCGGCCCCGCTGCTGGACGTGACGGTGCTGCGCCACCCGGGGGTGCCGGCCGGGCTGCTCGCCTGCTGCGTGGTGATGGGCTGCTACGCGGGCTTCCTGTTCGTGCTCACCCTGCGGCTCCAGGACGGCCTGGGCTTCACGGCGCTGGCGGCGGGACTGGCCTTCCTCCCGTACGCCTCGGGTTTCGCCCTCTGCGGCCTGGCGGTGGCGCGGCTGCCCGAGCGGGTCCGGGCGGTGCTGCCGGTCACCGGCCCGCCGGTGCTGGCGGCGGTGGTGGTGGCGGTGGCCGGGGTCTCCGTCGGGGGCTGGCCGTGGCCGGCGGGAAGCGCGCTGCTGGTGGCCGGCGGGGCGGCGCACGCGGCCGCGTTCAGCCCGCTGGTCAGCCGGCTCACCGGCGTCGTGCCGGCCGGCGCGGCCGCGGCGCTCTCCGCGGCCGTCTCCACCGGCACGTTGCTCGCCGCCGTGCTCGGCGTGACCCTGGTCGGCGGCCTGCACCTCGCCCTTGCCGCGACCGGCCGGCACGGCCCGGCGCTCGTCCTGCCCCCGGCGCTCCTGACCGCCGTGCTGCTGCTGGCCGGCGCCGTCGCCGCCCGGCGGGCCGCCCGGCCGGCGGCGGAGACGGGTCCGGTCCCGGCCGGCCCCGAGGCCGTCCGCTCACGGCCGTGA
- a CDS encoding MarR family winged helix-turn-helix transcriptional regulator, with translation MAQSTVPDRSGLAGDAVRRIMHIASAMRHYQNVEIAALGLTPAAARALDELDPDRPLPARDLAAQLGCDRSNVTGLVDKLEQAGLVERRVDPADRRQKTLVVTAEGRRVRDRVRRVMSDSRLLGGLTTAELATLRELVWKVSDGGCPEQCAEA, from the coding sequence ATGGCGCAGTCCACCGTCCCCGACCGCTCCGGCCTGGCCGGGGACGCCGTGCGCCGGATCATGCACATCGCCTCGGCCATGCGCCACTACCAGAACGTGGAGATCGCCGCGCTCGGGCTCACCCCGGCCGCCGCCCGCGCCCTGGACGAGCTGGACCCCGACCGCCCGCTGCCCGCCCGGGACCTCGCCGCGCAGTTGGGCTGCGACCGCTCCAACGTCACCGGGCTGGTCGACAAGCTGGAGCAGGCGGGCCTGGTGGAGCGGCGGGTCGACCCGGCCGACCGGCGGCAGAAGACGCTGGTGGTGACCGCGGAGGGCCGGCGGGTCCGGGACCGGGTCCGGCGCGTGATGTCCGACTCCCGACTCCTCGGCGGGCTCACCACGGCAGAGCTGGCCACCCTGCGTGAGCTGGTCTGGAAGGTCTCCGACGGTGGCTGCCCGGAGCAGTGCGCGGAGGCCTGA
- a CDS encoding thiamine pyrophosphate-dependent enzyme, translating into MLSDVTTPQDLDDRFRAALTALGAPAQRRDLGEPLPGGGSLTGAQALALFDAQLTSRLLDLAGRWLRSFGEGYYTIGSAGHEGNAAVAAALRPTDPALLHYRSGAFYCLRAAQAAGRFPVGAEVPDADVPEPTGAAARIPDPRTPGDGDADADSGAPDGPPEAAAPDAPVTPGESARAGATSPYGGAEAAGDGAGPSGGSPAADDGAASLPTGAGVAVDTDGAAIAGVPEVPLPEPDDAYAEAARDVLRGMVASAAEPIAGGRHKVFGRADLAVIPTTSTIASHLPRAVGLGLALERLRRGGRRADGEPDAVTWPPDAIVVCSFGDASVNHATATAAFNTAGWYDHTGLRIPVLFVCEDNGLGISVRSPQGWVAATLRARPGTRYFSADGTDVAEAYRVAGEAAAWVRRHRRPAVLHLTTVRLMGHAGADAETAYRSPAEIAADLARDPLLATARRLVEAGCASGEELLARYDERGWQIRRLAEEVLDEPKLTSPVDVVAELAPRRPVRISRAVADAATRAAGPDAGARAEAFGGKLPELAGPLTLAQSINAALADGMLDHPGVAVFGEDVAAKGGVYGVTKGLRDRFGAARVFDTLLDETSILGLALGAGVAGMLPVPEIQYLAYLHNAEDQLRGEAATMRFFSRGAFRNPMVVRVAGLAYQEGFGGHFHNDNSVAVLRDVPGLVVAVPARPDDAAPMLRTCLAAAAVDGAVSVFLEPIALYHTRDLYTEGDGEWLAEYAEPGAWAARHVPIGRARVYGVGSAEDLTIITFGNGVRMSLRAAATLADEGVGSRVVDLRWLAPLPVADIIREAAATGRVLVVDETRRSGGVGEGVIAALVDGGYVGTARRVAGLDSFVPLGPAARQVLVSEDAITEGARTLLAR; encoded by the coding sequence ATGCTGTCCGACGTGACCACCCCGCAAGATCTCGACGACCGGTTCCGGGCGGCGCTGACCGCGCTCGGTGCCCCCGCCCAGCGGCGTGACCTGGGTGAACCGCTGCCCGGCGGCGGGTCGCTGACCGGGGCGCAGGCGCTGGCCCTGTTCGACGCCCAGCTGACCAGCCGGCTGCTCGACCTGGCCGGGCGCTGGCTGCGCAGCTTCGGCGAGGGGTACTACACGATCGGCTCCGCCGGCCACGAGGGCAACGCGGCCGTGGCCGCCGCGCTGCGGCCGACCGACCCCGCCCTGCTCCACTACCGCTCCGGGGCCTTCTACTGCCTGCGTGCCGCCCAGGCGGCGGGCCGCTTCCCCGTCGGCGCGGAGGTGCCGGACGCCGACGTGCCGGAGCCGACCGGGGCGGCGGCGCGGATCCCCGACCCGCGCACCCCCGGCGACGGCGACGCGGACGCGGATTCCGGCGCGCCGGACGGGCCGCCGGAGGCGGCCGCACCGGACGCCCCGGTGACGCCCGGCGAGTCCGCGCGGGCCGGCGCCACGAGCCCGTACGGCGGGGCCGAAGCGGCTGGTGACGGGGCGGGCCCGTCCGGTGGCTCGCCGGCGGCCGACGACGGGGCGGCGAGCCTGCCCACCGGGGCGGGGGTGGCCGTCGACACGGACGGCGCCGCGATCGCCGGCGTACCGGAAGTGCCCCTGCCCGAGCCCGACGACGCCTACGCGGAGGCGGCCCGCGACGTGCTGCGCGGGATGGTCGCCTCCGCCGCCGAACCGATCGCCGGGGGCCGGCACAAGGTCTTCGGCCGGGCCGACCTCGCGGTCATCCCGACCACCTCCACCATCGCCTCGCACCTGCCCCGGGCCGTCGGCCTGGGCCTGGCCCTGGAACGGCTGCGCCGGGGCGGCCGGCGGGCCGACGGGGAACCCGACGCCGTGACCTGGCCGCCGGACGCCATCGTGGTCTGCTCGTTCGGCGACGCCTCGGTCAACCACGCCACCGCGACGGCGGCGTTCAACACCGCCGGCTGGTACGACCACACCGGGCTGCGCATCCCGGTCCTGTTCGTCTGCGAGGACAACGGGCTCGGCATCAGCGTGCGCTCACCGCAGGGCTGGGTGGCCGCGACCCTGCGGGCCAGGCCGGGGACCCGCTACTTCTCGGCGGACGGCACCGACGTGGCCGAGGCGTACCGGGTGGCGGGGGAGGCGGCGGCCTGGGTGCGCCGGCACCGGCGGCCGGCCGTGCTGCACCTGACCACCGTGCGGCTCATGGGGCACGCCGGGGCGGACGCCGAGACCGCGTACCGGAGCCCGGCCGAGATCGCGGCGGACCTGGCGCGGGACCCGCTGCTGGCCACCGCCCGGCGGCTGGTCGAGGCCGGCTGCGCCTCCGGCGAGGAACTGCTGGCCCGGTACGACGAGCGCGGCTGGCAGATCCGCCGGCTCGCCGAGGAGGTGCTGGACGAGCCGAAGCTGACCTCCCCGGTCGACGTGGTGGCCGAGCTGGCCCCGCGCCGGCCCGTCCGCATCTCCCGGGCGGTCGCCGACGCGGCGACCCGGGCGGCCGGCCCGGACGCCGGTGCCCGGGCCGAGGCGTTCGGCGGCAAGCTGCCGGAGCTGGCCGGGCCGCTCACCCTGGCGCAGAGCATCAACGCGGCCCTGGCCGACGGGATGCTCGACCACCCCGGGGTGGCCGTCTTCGGCGAGGACGTGGCCGCCAAGGGCGGGGTGTACGGGGTGACCAAGGGGCTGCGGGACCGGTTCGGGGCGGCGCGGGTGTTCGACACCCTGCTCGACGAGACCTCGATCCTCGGGCTCGCGCTGGGTGCGGGGGTGGCCGGGATGCTGCCGGTGCCGGAGATCCAGTACCTGGCGTACCTGCACAACGCCGAGGACCAGCTCCGGGGCGAGGCGGCGACCATGCGGTTCTTCTCCCGGGGGGCGTTCCGCAACCCCATGGTGGTGCGCGTGGCCGGCCTGGCGTACCAGGAGGGGTTCGGCGGGCACTTCCACAACGACAACTCGGTGGCCGTGCTCCGCGACGTGCCGGGGCTGGTCGTCGCGGTGCCGGCCCGCCCGGACGACGCCGCGCCGATGCTGCGTACCTGCCTGGCCGCCGCCGCGGTGGACGGCGCCGTCAGCGTCTTCCTGGAGCCGATCGCGCTTTACCACACCCGCGACCTCTACACCGAGGGCGACGGTGAGTGGCTGGCGGAGTACGCCGAGCCCGGCGCCTGGGCGGCCCGCCACGTGCCGATCGGCCGCGCCCGGGTGTACGGGGTCGGCTCGGCCGAGGACCTCACCATCATCACCTTCGGTAACGGGGTCCGGATGTCGCTGCGGGCGGCGGCCACCCTGGCCGACGAGGGGGTCGGCAGCCGGGTGGTGGACCTGCGCTGGCTGGCGCCGCTGCCGGTGGCGGACATCATCCGGGAGGCCGCGGCCACCGGCCGGGTGCTGGTCGTGGACGAGACCCGCCGCTCGGGCGGGGTGGGCGAGGGCGTGATCGCCGCGCTGGTGGACGGCGGGTACGTCGGCACGGCGCGCCGAGTGGCCGGACTTGACTCGTTTGTACCATTAGGTCCGGCGGCTCGTCAGGTCCTGGTCTCCGAGGATGCCATTACCGAGGGTGCCCGCACGCTGCTGGCACGGTAA
- a CDS encoding DUF3052 domain-containing protein produces MSATAGQAADGVRSLADRFGIEPGMVVMEMGYDDDVDQDLRDALTDRCGDLVDEDTDEVVDSVLVWYRDGDGDLFELLVDALGPLADNGVVWLLTPKAGRDGHVEPSEVAESAQTAGLQQTSTVNAGRDWSGARLVLRRGSKSKK; encoded by the coding sequence GTGAGCGCGACCGCTGGTCAGGCCGCCGACGGGGTACGCAGCCTGGCGGACCGGTTCGGGATCGAGCCGGGGATGGTCGTCATGGAGATGGGGTACGACGACGACGTCGACCAGGATCTCCGGGACGCCCTGACCGACCGCTGTGGAGATCTGGTCGACGAGGACACCGACGAGGTGGTCGACTCGGTTCTCGTCTGGTACCGCGACGGCGACGGCGACCTCTTCGAGCTCCTCGTCGACGCCCTCGGACCGCTGGCCGACAACGGTGTGGTCTGGCTCCTGACGCCCAAGGCCGGCCGGGACGGCCACGTCGAGCCGAGCGAGGTCGCGGAGAGCGCGCAGACCGCCGGCCTCCAGCAGACCTCCACGGTCAACGCGGGCCGCGACTGGAGCGGCGCCCGCCTCGTGCTCCGGCGTGGGTCGAAGAGCAAGAAGTAG
- a CDS encoding peroxiredoxin: protein MPIEVGAEAPDFVLKDQNNQEVRLADFRGRRTVLLVFYPLAFTGICQGELCEVRDNLNEYVNDDVQVLTVSVDSVYAHKIWADREGYQFPLLADFWPHGAVAQAYGVFNDVAGIANRGTFVIDKAGVVRFAEMNMPGEARDQQGWRKALAEAVAA from the coding sequence ATGCCCATCGAGGTTGGCGCCGAGGCGCCGGACTTCGTGCTCAAGGACCAGAACAACCAGGAGGTCCGGCTCGCCGATTTCCGCGGCCGGCGCACCGTCCTGCTGGTCTTCTACCCGCTCGCCTTCACCGGCATCTGCCAGGGCGAGCTGTGCGAGGTGCGGGACAACCTCAACGAGTACGTCAACGACGACGTCCAGGTGCTGACGGTCAGCGTCGACTCCGTCTACGCCCACAAGATCTGGGCCGACCGGGAGGGCTACCAGTTCCCGCTGCTGGCCGACTTCTGGCCGCACGGCGCGGTCGCCCAGGCGTACGGCGTCTTCAACGACGTCGCGGGCATCGCCAACCGGGGCACCTTCGTCATCGACAAGGCCGGCGTGGTCCGGTTCGCCGAGATGAACATGCCGGGCGAGGCGCGGGACCAGCAGGGCTGGCGCAAGGCCCTCGCCGAGGCCGTCGCCGCCTGA
- a CDS encoding tyrosine-type recombinase/integrase — MTSRASWNNTGGRKNSAVRLHLVPALGTKRLDGLQVQHVKAFMDEFRRKCLCCTAGLDKNRRSDRQCCSVGRCCERYPSTRQIQFVHAVLRNALQHAMREELVSRNVAKLVRVPSPRYRIGKGLSVDQVRRLLAAAEGHRLYPLYVVAATLGLRRGELLGLRWSDLDLNNGTAAISQTV, encoded by the coding sequence ATGACGAGTCGTGCCAGTTGGAACAACACCGGGGGTAGGAAGAACAGCGCGGTCCGACTGCACCTGGTCCCGGCCCTCGGCACGAAGCGCCTCGACGGCCTCCAGGTCCAACATGTCAAGGCGTTCATGGACGAGTTCCGTCGCAAGTGCCTCTGCTGCACGGCTGGCCTCGACAAGAACCGTCGATCCGATCGGCAGTGCTGCTCCGTCGGCCGCTGCTGTGAGCGCTACCCGAGCACTCGGCAGATCCAGTTCGTGCACGCAGTGCTGCGCAACGCGCTCCAGCACGCCATGCGTGAGGAGCTGGTGTCCCGCAACGTCGCCAAGCTGGTGCGCGTCCCCTCCCCCCGCTACCGGATCGGTAAGGGCCTGTCCGTTGACCAGGTCCGCAGGCTCCTCGCCGCAGCCGAGGGACACCGTCTCTACCCGCTCTACGTCGTTGCGGCAACGCTGGGACTCCGGCGAGGCGAACTCCTTGGGCTGCGCTGGTCTGACCTGGACTTAAACAACGGCACCGCCGCCATCAGTCAGACCGTGTAG
- a CDS encoding zinc finger domain-containing protein encodes MGSVDIHREKAIAEFWEGMRDVAAAATRYRDDNLFKALRKIGRAVVLRGVQIPGGGLFVPCPICKSVPGQSCINVPRHPLDGELHPERVELAEKAIAGEVQIPEHEMPTP; translated from the coding sequence GTGGGTTCCGTCGACATACACCGGGAAAAGGCCATCGCGGAGTTCTGGGAAGGGATGCGGGACGTGGCCGCTGCTGCCACGCGGTACAGGGACGACAACCTGTTCAAGGCGCTGCGCAAGATCGGCAGGGCGGTCGTCCTCCGCGGTGTCCAGATCCCCGGCGGCGGGCTGTTCGTCCCATGCCCAATTTGCAAATCCGTGCCCGGTCAGAGCTGCATCAACGTGCCCAGGCACCCGCTGGACGGCGAACTTCACCCAGAGCGGGTAGAGCTGGCCGAGAAGGCGATCGCTGGAGAAGTGCAGATCCCGGAACACGAAATGCCGACTCCCTGA